Proteins from one Leptonema illini DSM 21528 genomic window:
- a CDS encoding precorrin-2 dehydrogenase/sirohydrochlorin ferrochelatase family protein: MNALATNRQGDSAGAENGEAKNWPMSSPKQTEAGRAEGFLPIFLDVRDRLCLVVGGGPMALQKIRDLLDCKARVHLVAPAAARCIEDIESHPGFRWSKRLPCEKDVSESYLVFASDEPVEGEQPVHYRHLEELREMADRHGRLYNALDHRELCHFTNPSVARNAPLVVAISTGGSSPVLGQFLRDRIRSEILTDTHASFARFLGQYRKRIRSLIPDYGKRREFYQSLIDTGFIAFLRDTNEEEALSELIRRVAEYRKEKGYEEEAVR, from the coding sequence ATGAACGCTCTTGCCACAAATCGACAGGGAGATTCCGCTGGAGCGGAAAACGGGGAGGCAAAAAACTGGCCTATGTCTTCCCCGAAGCAAACGGAAGCAGGGCGCGCGGAGGGATTCCTCCCCATCTTTCTCGATGTTCGAGACAGACTCTGCCTCGTTGTCGGCGGAGGGCCGATGGCTCTTCAAAAAATCAGAGATCTGCTCGATTGCAAGGCGCGCGTGCATCTCGTCGCTCCGGCGGCGGCCCGCTGCATCGAAGATATCGAGTCGCATCCCGGTTTTCGGTGGTCGAAACGTCTTCCCTGCGAGAAGGATGTGAGCGAGAGTTATCTCGTTTTCGCGTCTGACGAGCCGGTGGAGGGCGAGCAGCCCGTGCACTACCGACATCTTGAAGAGCTGCGTGAGATGGCCGATCGTCATGGTCGATTGTATAACGCACTCGATCATAGAGAGCTCTGTCATTTCACGAATCCTTCGGTAGCCCGGAACGCTCCGCTTGTCGTCGCCATATCAACAGGCGGAAGCTCTCCCGTGCTTGGCCAGTTTCTGAGAGATCGGATTCGTTCAGAAATCCTCACCGATACGCATGCATCCTTTGCCCGTTTCCTGGGGCAGTATCGCAAGCGTATTCGTTCGCTGATTCCCGATTATGGAAAGCGAAGGGAGTTCTATCAGAGTCTGATCGATACGGGATTCATCGCCTTTCTTCGTGACACGAACGAAGAAGAGGCGTTATCCGAACTCATCAGAAGAGTGGCCGAGTACAGAAAGGAGAAGGGCTATGAAGAAGAGGCCGTCAGGTAA
- a CDS encoding phosphoadenylyl-sulfate reductase, producing the protein MDLNNVILLNREATEQASDARAVLARAYDLLGDELVLASSFSVEDMALIHIACSIVERPRVFTLDTGRLHEETYRIMEEARKKYPIRLEVHTPDRAELESLLREKGLYSFYESIENRKECCRIRKVVPLQRALSSCRGWATGLRSAQSNTRLRLAPFELDTAHGDRLKINPLHAWSDDELWSFIRENGIPYNSLHDAGFPSIGCAPCTRAVQPGEDIRAGRWWWELPEHKECGLHQ; encoded by the coding sequence ATGGACCTGAATAATGTGATTCTCTTAAACAGAGAGGCGACGGAGCAAGCAAGCGATGCCCGTGCCGTGCTCGCCCGAGCCTATGATTTACTCGGGGATGAGCTGGTCCTTGCAAGTAGCTTCAGCGTCGAGGACATGGCGCTCATCCACATTGCCTGCTCCATCGTCGAACGCCCCCGGGTCTTCACGCTCGATACAGGGAGGCTTCATGAAGAGACCTACCGTATAATGGAAGAAGCTCGTAAAAAGTATCCGATTCGCCTTGAGGTGCATACGCCCGATCGAGCTGAGCTCGAGTCCCTGCTTCGAGAGAAGGGTCTTTATTCTTTCTATGAAAGCATTGAAAATCGCAAAGAGTGTTGCCGCATCCGAAAGGTCGTGCCCTTGCAGCGCGCCCTTTCCTCTTGCAGGGGGTGGGCGACCGGGCTGCGATCGGCACAGTCGAATACGCGCCTTCGCCTGGCTCCCTTTGAGCTGGATACGGCGCACGGCGATCGACTGAAGATCAATCCGCTGCACGCCTGGTCCGATGACGAGCTCTGGTCGTTTATTCGTGAAAATGGCATCCCCTACAACAGCCTGCACGATGCCGGATTCCCGAGCATCGGCTGCGCTCCTTGCACGCGTGCCGTTCAGCCTGGCGAAGACATCCGTGCCGGACGCTGGTGGTGGGAGCTGCCCGAACATAAGGAGTGTGGATTACATCAATGA
- a CDS encoding 4Fe-4S dicluster domain-containing protein gives MPFIITKACEGVCDTACVDVCPVDCIHPTKEEWPSKGYDPANLAGKQLYINPEECIDCGACEPACPVQAIFPEDEVPSDMVSYIEKNKAYYGL, from the coding sequence ATGCCTTTTATTATAACTAAAGCCTGTGAAGGCGTATGCGACACGGCCTGTGTCGATGTTTGCCCCGTCGATTGTATTCACCCTACTAAAGAAGAGTGGCCGTCGAAGGGATACGACCCTGCGAACCTTGCTGGCAAGCAGCTTTACATCAACCCAGAGGAATGCATCGATTGCGGGGCCTGCGAGCCTGCCTGTCCGGTGCAGGCCATCTTTCCGGAGGACGAGGTTCCTTCCGACATGGTTTCTTATATCGAAAAAAATAAGGCCTATTACGGGCTCTGA
- a CDS encoding NADPH-dependent assimilatory sulfite reductase hemoprotein subunit — MNNPVLPHSLSHPDVKIDDLSKVEQLKRDSRGLRGSLSAELAEPTSAFSEPMTQLLKFHGMYQQDNRDDRKRGADGKMQKSHSLMIRGRIPGGRLTAEQYLKLDELAGLYGQGSLRLTTRQSIQYHGVLKSDSKELLKGIRDVVLSTIAACGDVVRNVTQALNPTKDPELALIDAIADRISSHFEPQSGAYAEVWLDGEPVEFEEKLEPIYGAQYLPRKFKIGVTIAGNNTLDLFTNDMGIAATLKNGTIDGYYFYAGGGLGKTHRNADTYPRLASPLGWVPEKALIAVSEAIITTQRDFGDRKDRKHARLKYLIEEQGVDWFRSEVERRSGYTFELREEPVWKNPEYLGWQEALDGTLSLGLHILAGRIKDFDGKPIRSAIREVVAQYRPDIQITADQDLILTGISKEHQEAIEAHFEGQGISLSPKGSLYHRALACPALPTCGLAITEAERFLPSVLDTLQKPLDELGLPAPSIRMTGCPNGCARPYSAEIGLVGRSLGMYALYLGGSIEGTRLASEITDSLKAEHLEEAGRMLFSAWKQERIHADEAFGDFAHRKGTQALQELLSPLLKAPVRAE; from the coding sequence ATGAACAATCCTGTACTTCCCCATAGCCTGTCACATCCCGATGTGAAGATCGACGACCTCTCCAAGGTCGAGCAACTGAAACGTGACTCAAGAGGACTGCGCGGAAGCCTCTCGGCAGAGCTTGCCGAGCCGACATCGGCGTTCAGCGAACCGATGACGCAGCTTCTGAAGTTTCACGGAATGTACCAGCAGGATAACCGCGACGACCGCAAGCGCGGCGCCGACGGCAAGATGCAGAAGAGCCACAGCCTGATGATCCGCGGCCGTATTCCTGGCGGACGTCTGACGGCTGAGCAATACTTGAAGCTCGACGAGTTAGCAGGATTGTATGGCCAGGGTTCGCTTCGCCTGACGACGCGACAGAGCATCCAGTACCATGGCGTGCTTAAAAGCGACTCGAAAGAGCTGCTCAAGGGAATCCGTGACGTGGTGCTTTCGACGATCGCCGCATGTGGAGACGTCGTGCGGAACGTTACCCAGGCGTTGAATCCGACGAAAGATCCCGAGCTGGCGCTGATCGATGCGATCGCCGACCGTATCTCGTCGCATTTCGAGCCGCAATCGGGCGCCTATGCCGAGGTATGGCTGGACGGGGAGCCTGTTGAATTCGAAGAGAAGCTGGAACCGATCTACGGGGCGCAGTATCTTCCGCGCAAATTCAAGATCGGAGTTACCATCGCCGGAAATAATACGCTTGATCTGTTCACAAACGACATGGGCATAGCGGCGACTCTTAAAAACGGAACGATCGACGGTTATTACTTTTACGCCGGCGGCGGACTGGGTAAGACGCACCGCAACGCCGATACGTATCCGCGTCTTGCAAGCCCGCTCGGCTGGGTTCCCGAGAAGGCGCTTATCGCCGTCTCTGAGGCCATCATTACGACGCAGCGAGATTTCGGAGATCGCAAAGATCGCAAGCATGCCCGCCTGAAATACCTCATCGAAGAGCAGGGCGTGGATTGGTTTCGCTCGGAGGTCGAACGACGTTCGGGTTATACATTCGAGCTCCGCGAAGAGCCGGTATGGAAGAACCCCGAATACCTTGGCTGGCAGGAGGCTCTCGACGGCACCCTCTCTCTCGGCTTGCACATCCTTGCCGGTCGCATCAAAGACTTCGATGGAAAACCCATTCGCAGTGCCATACGCGAGGTTGTTGCGCAGTACCGTCCCGACATTCAGATAACGGCCGATCAGGATCTGATTCTAACAGGCATTTCAAAAGAACATCAAGAGGCCATCGAAGCTCATTTCGAAGGCCAGGGCATCTCGCTTTCGCCGAAAGGATCGCTGTATCACAGAGCGCTTGCATGTCCGGCGCTGCCGACTTGCGGTCTGGCCATTACCGAGGCCGAGCGCTTTCTTCCGTCGGTACTCGACACATTGCAAAAACCGTTAGACGAACTGGGGCTTCCAGCTCCGTCGATTCGCATGACAGGGTGCCCCAACGGATGCGCAAGGCCTTATAGCGCCGAGATCGGTCTCGTCGGTCGCTCCCTCGGTATGTATGCCCTCTATCTGGGTGGCAGTATCGAAGGCACGCGCCTTGCTTCAGAGATCACCGATTCTCTGAAGGCCGAACATCTTGAAGAGGCCGGTCGCATGCTCTTCTCAGCATGGAAGCAGGAGCGCATTCATGCCGATGAGGCCTTCGGCGACTTCGCACATCGCAAAGGCACGCAGGCGCTGCAGGAGCTGCTTTCTCCGCTGCTCAAAGCTCCGGTCAGGGCGGAATGA
- the cysD gene encoding sulfate adenylyltransferase subunit CysD yields the protein MNSSHQETIATESGASIMLEATVTRSHLDELEDEAIYILRETAAQFERPALLFSGGKDSITLVRLAEKAFRPAKFPFPLVHVDTEHNFPETIEFRDSLVRRLGEKLIVRSVQDSINKGRAKEEKGKWASRNSLQTVTLLDTIEEFRFDACIGGARRDEEKARAKERVFSVRNDFGEWDPRLQRPELWNLYNGRIQPGENVRVFPISNWTELDVWNYIRRENLDLPSIYFTHRRQCVRRLGLLFPVSPFVELDDEVVEEVQVRFRTVGDMTCTAAVESDAITIDQIIDEIKSANLTERGARLDDRRSETAMEDRKKGGYF from the coding sequence ATGAATTCGTCACATCAAGAAACCATCGCTACAGAATCAGGAGCAAGCATCATGTTAGAAGCAACCGTTACCCGATCGCATCTCGACGAGCTCGAAGACGAGGCGATTTATATTCTGCGAGAAACGGCGGCTCAATTCGAGCGCCCGGCTCTGCTGTTTTCAGGAGGAAAGGATTCAATCACGCTTGTGAGGCTGGCCGAGAAGGCCTTTCGCCCGGCGAAATTCCCCTTCCCTCTCGTTCATGTCGACACCGAACATAACTTCCCCGAAACGATCGAGTTTCGCGACAGCCTTGTGCGCCGCCTTGGCGAGAAGCTGATCGTGCGCTCCGTGCAGGACTCCATCAACAAGGGTCGCGCAAAAGAAGAGAAGGGTAAATGGGCGAGCCGTAACTCTTTACAGACGGTGACGCTGCTCGATACCATCGAAGAGTTTCGATTCGATGCCTGCATCGGCGGCGCAAGACGTGACGAAGAAAAAGCCCGGGCTAAAGAGCGAGTATTCTCTGTTCGCAACGACTTCGGCGAGTGGGACCCTCGATTACAGCGTCCGGAGCTGTGGAATCTGTATAACGGTCGGATTCAACCCGGCGAGAATGTTCGCGTCTTCCCGATCAGCAACTGGACGGAGCTTGACGTATGGAATTACATCCGTCGGGAAAATCTCGATCTGCCGTCGATCTACTTCACGCATCGCCGTCAGTGCGTTCGCAGGCTGGGGCTGCTCTTTCCCGTCTCTCCTTTTGTAGAGCTTGATGACGAGGTCGTCGAAGAGGTGCAGGTCCGCTTTCGCACCGTCGGCGATATGACGTGCACGGCAGCCGTAGAATCCGACGCCATCACCATCGATCAGATCATCGACGAGATCAAGTCGGCTAACCTGACGGAACGCGGAGCCCGACTCGACGACCGACGATCCGAAACGGCCATGGAAGACCGCAAAAAAGGAGGCTATTTTTAA
- the cysN gene encoding sulfate adenylyltransferase subunit CysN, protein MEILRFITAGSVDDGKSTLIGRLLYDSKALARDLIEAIETSSRKTGSERVNLALLTDGLRAEREQGITIDVAYRYFTTDRRKFIIADAPGHIQYTRNMVTGASNADLAIILVDARTGVVEQTRRHTYIANLLGIHHIILAVNKMDLIDFSEERFHEIEQEYRRFTDNMNFREIICIPLAAVDGDNVVERSERTPWYSGFTLMQVLENVDVRGDRNYTLPRFPVQWVIRPQSEEHHDFRGYAGTVASGFFTKGDEIVALPSNRRSRIARILKHDREVQQAPAGHAVTILLEDDIDISRGDMLVHPDSAPTQGKEIEADICWMSTDTLLPGQKLTLRHTSREVRAIVQSIEYRVNIQTLNREKTDQFELNDIGRVKIRLSEPIFTDPYAINRKTGSFILVAQDNATVAAGMITADETETAFTI, encoded by the coding sequence ATGGAAATTCTAAGATTCATCACAGCAGGCAGCGTCGACGACGGAAAAAGCACCCTCATCGGTAGACTGCTTTACGATTCAAAGGCGCTTGCCCGCGACCTCATCGAGGCCATCGAAACCTCCAGCCGCAAAACCGGATCAGAGAGGGTGAACCTGGCCCTGTTAACCGACGGCCTTCGCGCAGAACGCGAGCAGGGTATTACCATCGACGTCGCCTATCGTTACTTTACGACTGATCGGCGCAAGTTCATCATCGCCGACGCTCCGGGGCATATTCAGTATACAAGAAACATGGTTACAGGAGCGTCCAACGCCGATCTCGCCATTATTCTTGTCGATGCGCGCACCGGCGTCGTCGAACAGACGAGACGGCATACGTATATAGCGAACCTTCTCGGCATTCACCACATCATCCTCGCCGTCAATAAGATGGATCTGATCGATTTCTCAGAAGAACGTTTTCACGAAATCGAACAGGAATACCGCCGCTTCACCGACAACATGAACTTTCGTGAGATTATCTGCATACCGCTGGCGGCTGTCGATGGCGATAACGTCGTCGAAAGATCGGAGCGAACCCCCTGGTACTCAGGGTTTACGCTGATGCAGGTACTCGAAAACGTCGATGTGCGCGGAGACCGCAACTACACGCTGCCTCGCTTTCCCGTTCAGTGGGTGATCCGCCCGCAGTCCGAAGAACATCACGACTTTCGCGGTTACGCAGGCACCGTCGCCTCGGGCTTCTTTACAAAAGGAGACGAAATCGTAGCGCTGCCTTCGAATCGCCGCAGTCGCATCGCCCGCATTCTCAAGCATGACCGCGAAGTGCAGCAGGCTCCGGCAGGTCATGCGGTCACAATCCTGCTTGAAGACGATATCGACATCAGCCGCGGCGACATGCTTGTGCATCCGGACTCGGCCCCCACACAGGGAAAGGAAATCGAAGCCGACATCTGCTGGATGAGCACGGATACTCTTTTACCGGGACAGAAGCTAACTCTAAGGCATACATCGAGAGAGGTACGGGCCATCGTTCAATCAATCGAGTATCGCGTCAACATCCAGACCCTGAACCGTGAGAAGACGGACCAATTCGAGCTGAACGATATCGGTCGGGTAAAGATCCGCCTCTCAGAACCGATCTTCACAGACCCCTATGCGATTAATCGAAAGACGGGCAGCTTTATACTTGTGGCGCAGGATAACGCCACGGTAGCTGCCGGCATGATTACCGCCGACGAGACCGAAACGGCATTCACGATCTGA
- a CDS encoding tetratricopeptide repeat protein produces MKTRQFLLSLSVAALLLALFQPVSCAMIYRSYRDKLQKDYRMASELYRKNRLLESLEYYEAVADVDPDYGGAGARVEDLKHRLNYMRESYYNTALNQQRAGQALNALMSYRRCVNLSPNGAHRDAKSKISELLDHPQVKAALKGYLDRAAAYRKAGNYQQARGQYEAALLIDPGLSEAKSGLSDVDDHLLASARPRYEEGQRLFQAGNYAAAVQKYQQAITIFPDYTEASDALDRARALARNDQNYQLALAAANSGNPPGCLSYVSRISGYHPQAGALKNRCTEDLKSNVDRYFQQAVSLYQQQKLEESRALFRWILVVRPDHEEAAKYVELVEKKIETLRQIEE; encoded by the coding sequence GTGAAAACAAGGCAATTCCTACTCAGTTTATCCGTCGCAGCACTTTTGCTTGCTCTTTTCCAGCCCGTGAGCTGCGCTATGATTTATCGCAGCTATCGCGATAAATTGCAAAAAGATTACAGAATGGCATCTGAGCTGTATCGCAAGAATCGTCTCCTGGAATCTCTCGAATACTATGAAGCGGTGGCCGATGTTGACCCCGATTACGGCGGAGCCGGCGCTCGTGTGGAAGACCTGAAACATCGCCTGAACTATATGCGCGAAAGCTACTACAATACGGCCCTCAATCAGCAGCGAGCCGGCCAGGCGCTGAACGCTCTCATGTCCTACAGACGGTGCGTGAATCTCAGTCCGAACGGCGCGCATAGGGACGCGAAAAGCAAGATCAGCGAGCTGCTCGACCATCCTCAGGTTAAAGCGGCATTAAAAGGCTATCTCGACCGGGCCGCCGCCTATCGCAAAGCAGGTAACTATCAACAGGCGAGGGGCCAGTATGAGGCCGCTCTGCTTATCGATCCGGGGCTCAGCGAGGCCAAATCGGGGCTTTCGGATGTCGACGATCATTTGCTTGCCAGCGCCCGTCCGCGTTATGAAGAAGGGCAGAGGCTGTTTCAGGCGGGTAACTATGCTGCAGCCGTTCAGAAATACCAGCAAGCGATCACTATTTTTCCGGACTATACAGAAGCATCCGACGCTCTTGATCGTGCCCGCGCTCTTGCACGCAACGACCAGAACTATCAGCTCGCTCTCGCGGCGGCAAATTCAGGTAACCCGCCTGGATGTCTTTCTTATGTTTCGCGGATCAGCGGCTATCATCCTCAGGCCGGTGCGCTGAAGAATCGCTGCACGGAAGATCTTAAAAGCAATGTGGATCGATATTTTCAGCAGGCCGTTTCGCTCTATCAACAACAGAAGCTTGAAGAGAGTCGCGCTCTTTTTCGCTGGATCCTGGTCGTGCGACCCGACCACGAAGAGGCGGCAAAATACGTAGAGCTTGTAGAAAAGAAGATCGAAACTCTGCGTCAGATCGAAGAGTGA
- a CDS encoding adenylate/guanylate cyclase domain-containing protein: MKVSSFFQELLRKGGIRLRLMLIIAGLVAGTALVLSAVVFPLQEASIRQKAFDVCEVSALSISSAAGEALLTDQSLLLEDIIRTIKNENVEGLKEISVIFKGRYFVHSQNDRRGKSVESDVIGRAQSVQSGVKRESLETEDGDAYEFMTPIRFQERVIGYTRIVYDEEAISGPIRRARLIAFLVALITLAVSFAAVYFISGSVARPILQVADASRRVGEGDLNVRLDIRSHDELGILADQFNHMVDELKEKLHMSKFVSGSTVKMIKASRGESEMKLGGSRQDSAFFFSDVRGFTAWSEKTTPENVVTVLNEYLDLQTQIIKRFGGDIDKYVGDEIMAVFTGDDKEDRCLQAAVAVIDELKRYNDERVARKETALNVGIGCHCGEVVVGNMGSHDRMDFTAIGDVVNLSARLCSAAEALQIVTTKHMLGLTKTPFRLRELEPIKVKGKEKPIEIVGIVGLEEKAPK, from the coding sequence ATGAAAGTCTCATCTTTTTTTCAAGAGCTTCTGAGAAAGGGCGGCATCAGATTGAGACTGATGCTGATCATTGCGGGCCTTGTTGCCGGCACCGCCCTTGTGCTTAGCGCCGTCGTATTCCCACTACAGGAAGCCTCCATTCGACAGAAGGCCTTCGATGTCTGCGAGGTTTCGGCCCTGAGCATCTCGTCAGCGGCCGGCGAGGCCCTTCTCACCGACCAGTCGCTGCTTCTCGAAGACATCATCCGTACCATCAAAAACGAAAACGTAGAAGGCTTGAAAGAGATCTCCGTTATTTTCAAGGGTCGCTACTTTGTTCATTCGCAGAACGATCGTCGGGGAAAATCAGTCGAGAGCGACGTCATCGGCCGCGCACAATCGGTTCAGAGCGGCGTTAAGCGCGAGAGTCTTGAAACCGAGGACGGCGACGCTTATGAGTTCATGACGCCCATTCGATTTCAAGAGAGAGTCATAGGCTATACTCGCATCGTGTATGACGAAGAGGCCATCAGCGGGCCGATCCGTCGTGCTCGCCTTATTGCCTTCCTGGTCGCTCTGATAACGCTCGCCGTGAGCTTTGCCGCCGTTTATTTCATCTCGGGCTCAGTCGCCCGTCCGATTCTTCAGGTAGCCGACGCCTCTCGTCGAGTCGGAGAAGGAGATCTGAACGTCAGGCTTGATATACGTTCGCATGACGAGCTGGGAATCCTGGCCGATCAGTTTAACCATATGGTTGACGAGCTGAAAGAAAAGCTGCATATGTCGAAGTTCGTTTCAGGCTCGACCGTAAAGATGATCAAGGCCAGTCGTGGAGAAAGCGAGATGAAGCTGGGCGGATCACGGCAGGATTCGGCGTTCTTTTTCTCTGATGTGCGCGGCTTCACTGCATGGTCTGAAAAAACGACTCCGGAAAACGTCGTGACCGTACTCAATGAATACCTGGACCTTCAAACGCAGATCATCAAACGCTTCGGCGGCGACATCGATAAATACGTCGGCGATGAAATCATGGCCGTATTCACTGGCGACGATAAAGAAGATCGATGCCTTCAGGCAGCGGTCGCCGTCATCGACGAGTTAAAGAGATATAACGATGAGCGTGTGGCGCGCAAAGAAACGGCGCTTAACGTGGGCATCGGCTGCCACTGCGGCGAAGTCGTCGTGGGCAACATGGGATCACACGACCGTATGGACTTCACGGCCATCGGCGACGTGGTCAATCTCTCGGCCCGCCTCTGCTCGGCCGCCGAAGCGCTCCAGATCGTCACAACGAAACACATGCTCGGGCTTACGAAAACGCCCTTTCGCCTTCGCGAACTTGAGCCGATCAAGGTCAAAGGCAAGGAGAAGCCTATCGAGATCGTGGGCATTGTCGGGCTGGAAGAGAAGGCCCCGAAATAA
- a CDS encoding sensor histidine kinase, protein MRAPSRIVGLYAIFGALWILLSDRALQLLTENAEILIKLQTVKGWLFIAITALLLYFLVKQQMAELQKLNTDLEKRVAERTRRLEQVNQELESFSYTVSHDLKAPLRGIDGFGFLLQSQYGDSLPEGARHFVTRMREAAAQMNRLIEDLLSYSRIERRELNLRPIDLRRTIDQLLEEKQEQIEQSNVRIDVDLKCEQVYADPDGLLLVLRNLFENSLKFTKDRIPGFAIRSHTEGDRCIIQFSDNGIGFDPKFNEQIFQIFQRLHSESEFPGTGIGLAIVRKAMTRMEGTVSAEGKPGEGATFTLRLHTKAT, encoded by the coding sequence ATGCGCGCTCCCTCTCGAATCGTCGGATTGTACGCTATTTTCGGTGCTCTATGGATTCTACTGTCAGACCGTGCCCTCCAGCTGCTCACAGAAAACGCAGAGATCCTGATCAAACTGCAAACGGTGAAAGGATGGCTCTTTATCGCCATCACCGCGCTGCTGCTCTACTTTCTCGTAAAACAGCAGATGGCCGAGCTTCAGAAGTTAAACACCGATCTCGAGAAACGCGTTGCTGAACGCACCCGTCGACTCGAACAGGTAAATCAGGAACTCGAGTCCTTCTCTTATACGGTATCACACGATTTGAAGGCTCCGCTGCGCGGCATTGACGGCTTTGGATTTTTATTGCAAAGTCAGTACGGCGACTCCCTGCCCGAAGGGGCGCGGCATTTCGTAACACGCATGCGCGAGGCGGCAGCGCAGATGAACCGCCTTATCGAAGATCTGCTTTCTTACTCTCGCATCGAACGACGTGAACTCAACCTTCGCCCGATTGATCTGCGCCGCACGATCGACCAGCTGCTCGAAGAAAAGCAAGAACAGATCGAGCAATCTAACGTGCGCATCGACGTTGACTTAAAGTGCGAGCAGGTTTATGCCGATCCCGACGGATTGCTCCTCGTTCTGCGAAACCTGTTCGAAAATTCTTTAAAATTCACAAAAGATCGAATCCCGGGATTCGCCATCCGTTCGCATACAGAAGGGGATCGCTGTATTATACAGTTCTCTGACAACGGCATCGGCTTCGATCCCAAATTCAACGAACAGATATTCCAGATCTTCCAGCGTCTGCATTCAGAGTCGGAATTTCCTGGAACGGGCATCGGCCTGGCCATCGTTCGAAAGGCGATGACCCGAATGGAAGGGACGGTCTCTGCTGAGGGCAAGCCCGGTGAAGGAGCGACCTTCACGCTCCGTCTTCATACAAAGGCGACATGA